The following nucleotide sequence is from Mangifera indica cultivar Alphonso chromosome 17, CATAS_Mindica_2.1, whole genome shotgun sequence.
ATCAGCACGACATTTTTCTGTGTTCCTTGttcatttgcatcattttttttttccctttttctgaAGAAATAAGTGTACACAATTGGTCCATTCTtagtctttattttttcttgatttgacACATCTTCAAAGCAACTTGTGCTTTTTATCAAATGTTTATCcttgcaaaataaataaatggtaaTCTAATGTGCCAAGAGGCATTTTGGTGATTGTAGGGCAAACACCAGATGCTACTGATCGGAACAAAGTCAAATATACCCTCATTAGAGATCCAGAGGACTTCCAGGCAGGGATCTATGATAAACCCCTTCCCTGCTTTGGCTGTGGGATTGGATGGTTTTCGTgagtatttttcatttttccttcttGCTGAAACCTTGTTTTCTTAATCTCATGGTCTTGCATATTGTTACAGTTTTCTTGTAGGATTCCTTTTCCCGCTGATGTGGTACTATGCAACATTCCTTTATCTAGGAAATTACTATCGCAAAGATCCTAGGGAGCGAGCAGGCCTTGCTGCTTCTGCAATTGCTGTAAGaactctctctctcactctctttcacacacacacacacattaaAGTGAGACCACCAGATTCatattattctttgttttttgtgcTTATTTATCTGATGCAATACTTGCCATCTCTAGTATCTGCCATTTTTGTGTCATCTACAAACAGATTAAAACGGTTATTTTGTATGTTATTGTTGCTGCAGGCGATGGGATGTTCCGTTGTGTTGTTGATTATAGTGGCTATTCGATTGCTTTAGTCTGGTTCAAATTTCAACAGTGCTTGTAACACATTTATACTATACATGCcgacacaaaaaataaaaagttgaacAGCCTGAAAGCGCCACCATACAGAGATAAGGATGTTGAGTCAGGAGCAGAAAGTTGGGTGTTACAAGACTTTTCCCAGCATTTGTGATTGTGATTGTGATGGCTTTTATTCATGGAACTTTCAGTGAGCCTCCTTAGACCTTAGGGATGCATGTATACTAGAGAATTTTTCAGTTTACAGGGAATTACAGGAAAATTTATGTTTAGGACTTGATAAGCAGGtgaaattcaattataattgcTCTATCAGCAAATTTGATGATACTATATGTATAAGTTGTTATTTGTTGATATTTAATGCGAGGATGTCATTTGTTGTAGAATACAATGGCAGTGATATTGAGAAAATTTGATGAGTATAATGTAGCCCCGTTGTACTTGTTACGTAGAGATTGGATAACGATCGTGTCTCAATACAGTGGAAAGTTATTGTTTAAATAGATTCCTTTTCGGGAGCGATTCATCTTTCTCGAACGCAACTTCCATGTTGATACGAGATAAGGAAGAAATGTAAGTTGTTGGGTCATTTCCTTTGAGCAAAGGATATCTACTCGTTGATATTGCATCATACATTTGGTAAATGAATTGTGTCGACTTTCATTCATATccctaatttataaataaatataataaataaaaaattagattataatatACTAGTATATTTAAAAGCATGGTTATCAATATTTATTGTGTTGATATagtgaaaaatgataaaatatgtcgaattaatataatataatagttttattgtataatataatatctattatCAATACGAATTaacacatatttaaaaaaaattataatatattaaaaatgtatataaactttttttaatttatagggatatttatgatatttttaaaatgacgacgatttaataaatttttattattattttgtttttagaaaaatatattctataatataatatataatataaaaaattagattttcaatataCAATATACTAAACAATTTGATTGCTTTCCAATTTCTCTCGAGTACTTGCCATGAGACTCATCTTTAAGAGAAAAGCCCAGTAAAGGCCCAAAGTCAACTCCACTTCAAAACCTCCAGCTTCGCTCTCCAAAAATATTTCGTCCCAAAAAAGACTAAATTCGTGTAGGGTTCAGTTTCTACAGAAAATCGATGAAACTCGCAGGTCTAAAATCGGTCGAGAACGCACACGACGAATCTGTGTGGGCTGCCACATGGGTGCCCGCCACCGACACTCGACCCGCTCTCTTACTTACCGGCTCCTTAGACGAGTCCGTCAAGCTGTGGAGGCCCGACGAGCTTGAGCTGGAGCGGACAAACACCGGCCACTGTTTAGGCGTGGTTTCAGTGGCGGCACATCCTTCTGGTGTTATAGCTGCCTCCGCATCTCTCGACAGCTTCGTTCGTGTGTTTGATGTTGATACCAACGCCACTATTGCTACTCTCGAAGCTCCTCCTTCTGAAGTTTGGCAAATGCAGTTCGATCCCAAGGTAACGatctaatttcatttttttctataattttccaGCCATTGCACTAGTCTGTGCAATAATAAAGGGAAATACATTTCGTTGCAAAATTATTGATCTGGTAAAGATAGCTACCTGAAAGCAAAATGTTTGTATTTTTCTGGGGCCTAATGTTTTCTGGAACATTTATGTTtagataattgttattatggATTATTTTTTTTGCCTTCATCAGATTCATACATCCAATGGAACATTTCAGACTTAAATATTTGATGGATTTTAGCGGAATTCTATACCAGAGTGTTTGATTTATTCTTCAAGAAGGCATACTCTATCATTAATGTATCTTATCTTTATGTTATACATGTTTTCTCTTTTGAAATCTAGGCTGTGTGTCAAATATGCACACAGACCTAATAGAGTTCTTTCTATGTGGTATAAATTGATTTGTTATCTAAAATGCATTTGTTAAGAGTGATTGGCTCTTTGGGCTTATGAAAAACAGAAGCTGCAATAGAGACATAAATCAATGAATAAAAGATGTGCTTTTTTCTCTTGTGCAAACCAGTTGATGAAAGTGGAAACTGACATGCTAACTGTATCTCTCCCTGCAGGGCACCACGCTTGCGGTTGCTGGAGGGGGTAGTGCATCAATCAAGCTTTGGGACACTGCTACATGGAAGCTGAGTGCCACCCTCTCAATCCCTCGTCCAGAAGGACCCAAGCCCTCGGATAAAAGTAGCAGCAAGAAGTTTGTTCTGTCAGTTGCATGGAGCCCCGATGGCAGAAGACTTGCTTGTGGTTCAATGGATGGCACTATTTCTGTTTTTGATGTAGCCCGTTCTAAATTCCTGCACCACCTGGAAGGCCATTTCATGCCTGTGCGATCTCTTGTATACTCTCCTAGTGATCCACGCGTTCTCTTTTCTGCATCAGATGATGCTCATGTGCACATGTATGATGCCGAGGGAAAAAGTCTGGTGGGGGCTATGTCTGGACATGCTAGTTGGGTATTGAGCGTGGATGCAAGCCCTGATGGAGCAGCTATTGCGACTGGATCAAGTGATAGAACTGTAAGGCTTTGGGATCTTAGCATGAGAGCCGCTGTGCAGACAATGAGCAATCATACAGACCAGGTTTGGGGAGTGTCATTTAGACCATTGGGAGGTACTGGTGTTCGGGCAGGTCGACTTGCTAGTGTGTCAGATGACAAAAGCATATCACTCTATGGTTACTCCTGAAGACAAAGGCATCACTGCAGTATTCGGAATTTGCTTCTGTTAAAGATGCTATTGCTTCTTGTTCTTAATCACATTGTTCTCATGAGATTAATTTGTCTGTTGGCCATTACTTGTCGTCAtctgtttaaattaatttgtggTCAGACCGGACAGGGTACTTTCAAAATGGTAGTTGATAGTGTTGGAATGAATTTTGCATTAAAAACTGTCTCTGTAGCTATTTTTGATTAAATACATCTGCAATTTCAATGCGTACGAAAGTAATTCTGAAAGTTCTTCCTAATCCTATTTGAGCAATTAACTGTTTCTCAGTAGACATTGCCAGCGCACAGCAAGCGCAGAGTAAACAATTGTGGTAGGAACAGAGGTGTCAACGGGTTGTGTCGGCGGCCTGTTGTGCTGGCAGGCCGGATCACGCCTAAACCCATTACAATGCAGTCTGGTAGGTCAGGTTGGCTAATCAGGATTTGAAGGCTAATTGAGGccgaatgactatttctcatcaAGGTAAGTtgatttttctagtttttttttgttaattttaaaaattttatttatttacttataggtgattaaatttaacagttttaaagataaaattgttgttttagttgtaatattaaaaacaaatttaaattttattttattttttctcataaactctaaaaactaacaatttttctgtaacccaagtttttaaaaattgcattttccctccaaagttttcaaactttcagattcaatttttttgatgagTATCTACGATCTCCAGACActgtttctttctctctgttGTCTCTTTCTTTCGGCCACGTAGCTAGGATTAGACTCGAACCGAGCCAACTTGAACTACCGCAAATTCCTCTTGTGACCCAGCCCCTGGAGAGGTTCGGGTAAAAAGCTTGCACAATTCCTCTCCAGTTGAAGGCACCACATCTTCAGTTCTCACGAAGTTCGTCAAAGGCGATAGGTTCAACATCGTTCAGTGCCCCTCGACTCGCTTGGGTGGCTAACTACCTATGGCGTAAAAGTGTAGGTAAGCAGAAGGCACCCGCACTTTCAAATGTGGTGTCACCAAATTACTTACCCGATGAGATCAAATCAGGCTTTCCCTCTATCCTTGTATTGATTTTGACTGttaaaaagtaaacaatttCCTACAGTCGAATTTAAACACTATAAAATGAAGTTGAAACCCAGCACCAACACATGCACTATCATCCTTTATTTTTAACAGTGGTTGGATTTTGGTGTGAGATTCATGCTTCATTCTGATGAATTGTTGGTGGCACTGGGAGGTCTAGCGGGGAGCGGAGTGGTGGTCTAGCAATTTCTTTGGGTGCTGTGCTGTGGTACAAAACGAGAAGATTAAACCATAAaggttattttgttaattttattaatttagggtTATTTCACTAGTTAAAATTCAAAGAACAAGGGAAAGTATACTCAttctaataaaactatgcaaacaaaaatgagcaaaaaattatacaaaagcAATGATATTTCATCTACTaacaatgattttgaattagagataaaacaatattcaatcatataataacatgtcatcatTTGTACACTAATTTATGTTCATTATTGGTGTATATAGTACTACTCTATTCATTAAGTCATCTACAACAACAACTTCAAGTGTGTCAAAAGTTTCATTTTGGGTAAGCATGTTCAGATTAGGTTGGGGGGTTCAGGTGACCGATTAGTTGTTTTGGCAAATAGTATGGGAAAATGAATTTCAGCCATCAGTATAAGATAATTTAACAAGAATTATTTGAATGTCTCCAATGAGGGCATTTTCACTAAAACCAGGGAAAAACATAAACTTCCATAAGTCAAAAATTTCTGGTCAGTGACAGACAAAATGCTGCGGCAAACAAAATATGTGAGCTTTTATTCATAATGCAGAACAGAAAGAATAAGCCACTATTCATCCATCCAGAAAAAAGTAAGTTATGAttccaaaaaggaaaaaaaaaaggatgattTCTACTCACCCAGTCCTACATAACCAATCTAGTACTAGTACTACAACAtccatcaacaaaatttaaaccaaacagaAATTTAGAACACACCTATTAGGCTATTACTTTGAAGCATTATTTCCCAAGTAGTTTTTCAATACATCCATTACAGCCCCGAAATCTGCCTTCACTTGCACAGGAGGATTTGCAAACCTGCAACTCATATCCTTGATCTCCTTTGAATGATATTCAACTTTGCTTTGGGTAAACTTCAACCCATGAGCTGTACTAACCACCACCGTCCGATCAGTTGGGCCAATAACTCCACTACTCCTAAGCTTAATCAAGGCTGTTAAAGCCACCCCAGTATGTGGGCATATAAACATCCCAGTAGAATCAGCTTGCGCCATTGCATCCATCAACTCCTCCTCAGTGGCTTCCTCTACAATCCCATTACAATTTTTCAGAGCATAAACTGCTCTATCTATGGACACTGGATCACCTATCTGAATAGCTGATGCAAATGTGGTATTTGCTTTCACAGGCTTAAAATCCTTCCAACCCGACTTGTAATATAAGTAGAGAGGATTCGCACTGGTTGCCTGTGCACAAACAAGCCTTGGCATTCTATCTACAAGCCCTAAATCATAGCACATTTTGAAACCTTTATAAAATGCATAGATATTACCTAAATTGCCGCCGGGTACAATTACCCAATCAGGCACTTGCCAATCAAACTGCTGCAATATTTCTATTGCAGCAGTTTTTTGACCTTCAAGCCTTAAACTATTCAATGAATTTGCCAAGTATATCGGCAGTTCAGCTGTAACTTCTCGAATCAGTTTCATGCAACCATCAAAATCAGTATCAATACTCAACACGAATGCTCCATTTGCGATTGGTTGAACCAATTGCGCTATCGAAATCTTATTTGCAGGTAAAAATACAATAGAAGGAATACCTGCCGAAGCACAGTATGCGGAGAGAGCAGCTGAAGTGTCTCCCGTGGAAGCGCAGCCCACTCCGACGACAGGTCGTTTCATTTTCCGAAGTCTGTTCACTTGACTGACCAAAACGGTCATCCCTAAATCTTTGAAACTCCCCGTGTGGCTAATGCCGCAATGTTTTACCCATAAGTCGTTCATGCCTAGAAACTGTTTGCCAAAACGCTCCGCCCAGAACAGATTCGAGTTCCCTTCAAACGCCGAGACAATGTCATCCAGGTCGATTTCGGGTAGGACCCACTCTTTCTTGCTCCACACGCCCGACCCGTACGGCCACGTGGTCTTCCCCACGCGCGAATCGAAGAGGTCTCTCCAGTAGGCGCCGTCGTACTTCATTAAAGCTTCCATGTCGTGCTGGACATCGAGTAGGCCACCGGAACGGCTCCGGTACACAATCTCGTCGAGCGAGTAGCTCTCGGGCGAGTCGGGGCCCGCGTTGAACGGGACGTATATGGCGGAGAAAGAGTTGTTTGATGAAGGGCGGTTTCGGCGCGCCTCGTCACGGATGTTCTCATCGGCGGCGCGACGGGTCTTGGAAAGCGCCGGTGAAAGAGGAGAGTCGTTGTTGGAGCTATTTGTAGTGGAGGAGGGATTGGATGCGGACGAGGTGCAGGAAATTAAAGTGGAAGGACGGCGTATCATGCGATGATTCTTGTGATGAAATGATACGATTTTGGGTTTGGAAAGGAACAATGAACAGGATGCCATGGCTGCCAAAAGCTGCTAAACTAAACCAAGGTAAAGGGTGAAGCTTTGTTGGGTTAAACGGCAGGGTCTTAAAAGGCTGTTTAGTAGTCAGCACAGGCTGTACGCAGTATGCACGGTCGTCGTCATAGGCATCTCTTAGCACGTGCTGCTCAAAAGCTCGCGGTCAGTCAGCAATGCCATTGGTTGCGTAATTCCATTTAATCAAGTTGGATATAAACTAATATGTTAGCGTCTTTTCGAAGCCATTGAAGgggtaaaaaaattaacaaataaaaacataaaaaagtcTCAAAAGAAAGCAGCCTAATCCaagatttcaaaattatagTAGAAAATTTGTTTGGTCAAAACTCTTTTTCAAGTAAGCTCGAAGATACGACACTTACGAAGGAGATTAACAACTAACATACAGATGTGACACTTACCCAttgttataatagaaaaaacaaatgaGATCCGATctcattcaaaaattatatattatacacaAGGGTTCATCGGCTAcgattttcataatttatctaatattaaataataatttttttttgtaatattagaGTCACTTCTCATATCGTAATCAAAATGTAATTAGTGATCACGACAATGTCCGACAAACCATTTTATCTAAATAGTTTTACTTATCACTCAAACCTCCATTAGTTAAATTCTTAGGAATGGTAGGGTTAAAAGGGAGGCATTTTAGCACTTAATTAGTATTCTTcattataatacaattttttgctAACATTACTCAAATAATAGCGTTACCATTGATGTAAGTTCTTGGTTTTTCTAATTGAACTACATTAAAAATCTATTGTCCATTCATATTTAatgtttctttcattttttcacTGAATTCCTCCCACAGTAAAGTGTATTTCACGTTAATGCAAATTTCATAACCAAAAATTTGGGTTTAGAAAAAGAGCAATTGAAATGTCTTcctaaggttggattcgaaccgagctcaagtttaattgtcaaagtttataaattaaaatttttgatataaaacgacgtcgttttgactaatgtgtattaaaacgatgtcgttttaataacgaatactTAAATTCGAAACAAATCAAGCTAAACTTGaatcgagttcgagctcaaacaTAACGAGTTcgagttatattattattaagctgagtcaaactcaaactcaattcgattcgaatctaatccTACCTCTTTCATATTTTGATGGTAGTATTCTCGGAGAAAATAGTAATTGAATCTATAACTACCACCAATCACATCGACAAATATAGTCTTAGTCATAATTTCctcttatatttcattttttatcatttaagtgAATCAcgttaaaaaaatctttttatctctcattttatttactttaCACTCAATTTACCTTACATGGAATTGGATACCATGATTCAACAATGGATATTCAATGTCAGTATCATAACTTATCTTGTATAAGACTCTAAATTACTTATATTAGATAATGACTAAATTGTttctaaaaagataaaacaaattaCATTATATAGATTAATCGTAGAAttcataattgaatttaatattattaaaaataataaaattatgtatacctattttgagtcacaaatatatatatatttaatatgtattatcatatcattaaataattttaaattaaaaataaaataataatcaattacataataacacatgtaaatatatatttttatttatatattcaaaatttatatgccCGTATTAAcggtaaaataaaaaaagacaatgacatcaaatcaaaataatataaatgtgtttttctatcatttatgaattctttcttctttcttatagTGTTTTGGCCTACAcatgattgaataaaaaaaaaaaatttggagattatattgaatgattaaaaatatCTTATCATAACATTGTAAGTGTTAAAAAAGATGATTgcataaatacataattatatatcaaataatagcGTATTTGAGCTATTTCGAAATTtgttttaggccaaaggactatttcccaccccaGGTATGTgcatttctcaagttttcatttgttaactttgaaaattatatttattcattcgTGCATAGTTAAAACTAAcggtttcaaaggtaaaatcattattttgtctgtattataaaaaataaacttaaatttgatttaatttctctccctaaaccctaaaaactaataatttcaccacaacccaagttttaaaaaacagtattttcccccctaaagttttcaattttcagattcaattttttagtACCGTTTCTTCCTTTCCAACAACCTCCAGACAATAGCTTTTTCTCTCTAACATGGTCTTTTTTTGACAGCTCTCCTAGGAGAGGTTATcgaagacgaatcgtctttGTCTAGAGACGAAGACGAGGTCTTCGTCGATGATCGCTCCAAGGAAAGCCACCGGAAGAAGATCATACTGAAAAGGAAGAGTTGTCGCCTGGAGGtcaccggagaggaagaaacgacaccaaaaaattgaatatgaaaactagaaaccttaaggggaaaatgctattatttaaaattttggttgaggtgaaattattagtttttacggtttatgggggaaaatgatataactaacgaactcaattaattttaacagcccataggtgggtaaatgagattttcaaaattaacgggaGGAAACTTGGGAAATGCgcatactttggatgggaaattgtcctttggccatttataaataatcaagtacatagatgatatatcattatattatctatgtgattttaaattagaaataaagtgatacataattatatcataatttatcaACACACTCAAttgtgtaataaaaatatatagacatagttttattatatagaaaaatgaaaatttaaagaataatttaaattacaattttgccaCATCTGTTGTCAATactagatttgaatcgaattgagCTCAGACTTTATTTGACTTAGTTTGCCTTAAAGATGTTTGAGAAGAGTTGCGCTTGAGTTTAAGTTCAAACATAGCTTTGAGCTCAGTTTTGGTATTATGGTAGagtaaaaaaaaactaaaacatatcattttattgtgtattgattaaaacgatattgttttaattgatttatataaagaaattttaaactcaTGAACTTAATGAGCCTAACActtcttaaatttaaactaaaaagtaTTTAAGTCTTACggttgaactcaaatttgaataaagtaTGTTAAATCCAATTATAGTTACAATATTTTCATGTTAAACCTTTTTCAATACATTCAATCCCACTTAATCTAGTCGTCCTTGATAGCATCATGGCACGTGTCAACTTCAAAAGCGCTAATCAATTGATCAAGTAATTTTTCACTCTGAAAGGATGCGGTGAAGTTGATATAAGTGGTCGTCTGGTAACGTCTGTATCTCCAAATACTTCGTGTTTGTCATGAAGCATTTTATTACACCCTAAGTAAAGCGAAGTTCCTATTTACCCCTCTATGAAATTTAAGTTTCGTCTTGCCATGGTAGGATattattgtcaaaaaaaaaaaaaaaacacacacacacttttatatatatatataccgttattttattaattatattaaaaaacatataaaattcattctatttttttttataacttttaaaaactaacacttcacttctatctaaagttttctaactttaaaaagtcaaattttcttctaaattttttctGTAACTCTCTGGTCACCATCTCCTATATTGACGACCTCCCTTCTCTACCCTAAATCATTGGTTAATGCATGTaaacaaatctaaaataaatctCTTTGTTAGATACGAAGAGATCAAAAGAGATCTGGGATCTCTTCATcggagatgaagagatctagagCCTAAATCTCTTCATCGACAAAGAGATTTGGAATCTCTTCACCAATGAAAAAATCCAGATCTTTTCGTCGACAAAGAGACTTTGCCGTTGTCCTTTCCAAATCGTCGAAGAAAGTGGTTGGAGGGGAAGAgaaaaattctaaggttttgcgggggagggggggaatgtgagtttttaaaattaaaaaactttaagaggggtgaaatgttagtttttaaatcttaggagagaaaaatgtaataaaatttatatttttttaatattattagtgaaatAACCTTTTTACCcctatttttaacataaatttttaactcCAGTTGGTCAACAGGTAAGACTTcaagtttttcaaaccttgtAGATGTGACTTTAAGATCGCACCTAAACTTAGGttga
It contains:
- the LOC123200029 gene encoding uncharacterized protein LOC123200029; protein product: MDQSTTVEVAEGLKNGLELVKSVSAKHLDLLRPSARYFSVFKGQTPDATDRNKVKYTLIRDPEDFQAGIYDKPLPCFGCGIGWFSFLVGFLFPLMWYYATFLYLGNYYRKDPRERAGLAASAIAAMGCSVVLLIIVAIRLL
- the LOC123199946 gene encoding WD repeat-containing protein VIP3 → MKLAGLKSVENAHDESVWAATWVPATDTRPALLLTGSLDESVKLWRPDELELERTNTGHCLGVVSVAAHPSGVIAASASLDSFVRVFDVDTNATIATLEAPPSEVWQMQFDPKGTTLAVAGGGSASIKLWDTATWKLSATLSIPRPEGPKPSDKSSSKKFVLSVAWSPDGRRLACGSMDGTISVFDVARSKFLHHLEGHFMPVRSLVYSPSDPRVLFSASDDAHVHMYDAEGKSLVGAMSGHASWVLSVDASPDGAAIATGSSDRTVRLWDLSMRAAVQTMSNHTDQVWGVSFRPLGGTGVRAGRLASVSDDKSISLYGYS
- the LOC123201059 gene encoding threonine synthase 1, chloroplastic, with product MASCSLFLSKPKIVSFHHKNHRMIRRPSTLISCTSSASNPSSTTNSSNNDSPLSPALSKTRRAADENIRDEARRNRPSSNNSFSAIYVPFNAGPDSPESYSLDEIVYRSRSGGLLDVQHDMEALMKYDGAYWRDLFDSRVGKTTWPYGSGVWSKKEWVLPEIDLDDIVSAFEGNSNLFWAERFGKQFLGMNDLWVKHCGISHTGSFKDLGMTVLVSQVNRLRKMKRPVVGVGCASTGDTSAALSAYCASAGIPSIVFLPANKISIAQLVQPIANGAFVLSIDTDFDGCMKLIREVTAELPIYLANSLNSLRLEGQKTAAIEILQQFDWQVPDWVIVPGGNLGNIYAFYKGFKMCYDLGLVDRMPRLVCAQATSANPLYLYYKSGWKDFKPVKANTTFASAIQIGDPVSIDRAVYALKNCNGIVEEATEEELMDAMAQADSTGMFICPHTGVALTALIKLRSSGVIGPTDRTVVVSTAHGLKFTQSKVEYHSKEIKDMSCRFANPPVQVKADFGAVMDVLKNYLGNNASK